The following proteins are co-located in the Nocardia bhagyanarayanae genome:
- a CDS encoding ABC transporter substrate-binding protein: MRQPRSVAVRLIGAVAAGALAAGMAAGCSGQNQVPSIGYAVDAVIASYNGGSTLGASSGSAAVFQRVLTGFFYTGPDGQQVADTDFGTAKEVPGESQTIQYRLNPDGVYSDGVPTSCDDLVLTWAAHSGRFTKPDGGSLFDAADTAGYADIERVECQPGSKDATVVFRPDRRFGPWRELFTAGEVMPAHVAARVANVPNVVSAVQSGDLGAVQRLADFWNTGWTIGAEKLDLSRFPSSGPYRIESFSPKDGLVLIANERWWGNKAETGRIVVFDKTADLKSKVSDNAVSVVDVGANSVQDLDLGGFSAKTVPGRGAEQLVLATGGVFGSVEARRAFALCVPRQALFDTLGKAADVPTTGLGAGPLNSRTTQQDSLFYGATTGAAERYRGGDVSAATATLASARAANPTIRIGYLAPDERRAKTVRMIAEACKPAGIAVVDAGAPDFRPGQLAEGRVDAVLASTAGAPGPAGSLTGVAATSALRTGNGLNFGRFGNGRYDAITDQLAADDNSAAQLGLLTEAENLLWSEMPSIPLFATPRTIAFGDGLRNGVAGPTQGGTGWNMDRWVLRR; the protein is encoded by the coding sequence ATGCGACAGCCACGCAGCGTTGCGGTGCGTCTGATCGGAGCGGTCGCCGCGGGCGCCCTCGCCGCCGGAATGGCGGCCGGGTGCTCCGGCCAGAACCAGGTGCCCTCCATCGGCTACGCCGTCGACGCCGTGATCGCCAGCTACAACGGCGGCAGCACGCTCGGCGCGAGCAGCGGCTCGGCGGCGGTGTTCCAGCGCGTGCTCACCGGGTTCTTCTACACCGGACCCGACGGGCAACAGGTCGCCGACACCGATTTCGGCACCGCCAAGGAGGTGCCCGGCGAGTCCCAGACCATCCAGTACCGGCTCAACCCCGACGGTGTGTACTCCGACGGTGTGCCGACCTCCTGCGACGATCTGGTGCTGACCTGGGCCGCGCACAGCGGGCGCTTCACCAAGCCCGACGGCGGCTCGCTCTTCGACGCCGCCGACACCGCGGGTTACGCGGACATCGAACGGGTCGAGTGTCAGCCCGGGTCCAAGGACGCCACCGTGGTGTTCCGCCCGGACCGGCGGTTCGGTCCGTGGCGCGAGCTGTTCACCGCGGGCGAGGTGATGCCCGCCCACGTCGCCGCGCGGGTGGCCAACGTGCCGAACGTGGTGTCGGCCGTGCAGTCCGGCGATCTCGGCGCGGTGCAGCGGCTCGCCGACTTCTGGAACACCGGCTGGACCATCGGCGCGGAGAAGCTCGATCTGTCGCGGTTCCCGTCCTCGGGTCCGTACCGGATCGAATCCTTCAGCCCGAAGGACGGTCTGGTGCTGATCGCCAACGAACGGTGGTGGGGCAACAAGGCCGAGACCGGGCGCATCGTGGTCTTCGACAAGACCGCCGACCTGAAGAGCAAGGTCTCCGACAACGCCGTGAGCGTGGTCGACGTGGGCGCGAACTCGGTGCAAGACCTCGATCTGGGCGGCTTCTCGGCGAAGACCGTGCCGGGCCGCGGCGCCGAGCAGCTGGTGCTGGCCACCGGCGGCGTGTTCGGGTCGGTGGAGGCGCGCCGCGCCTTCGCGCTCTGCGTGCCGCGCCAGGCCCTGTTCGACACCCTGGGCAAGGCCGCCGACGTGCCGACCACCGGACTCGGCGCCGGCCCGCTGAATTCCCGTACCACACAGCAGGATTCGTTGTTCTACGGGGCGACGACCGGCGCCGCCGAACGCTACCGTGGCGGCGACGTCTCGGCGGCCACCGCCACGCTCGCCTCGGCGCGCGCGGCCAATCCGACGATCCGCATCGGCTATCTGGCCCCTGACGAGCGCCGCGCGAAGACGGTGCGGATGATCGCCGAGGCGTGCAAACCCGCGGGCATCGCCGTGGTGGACGCGGGCGCGCCCGACTTCCGCCCCGGTCAGCTCGCCGAGGGGCGTGTCGACGCCGTGCTGGCGAGCACCGCGGGCGCGCCGGGTCCGGCCGGTTCGCTGACCGGCGTGGCGGCGACCAGCGCGTTGCGCACCGGCAACGGGCTCAATTTCGGACGATTCGGGAACGGCCGCTACGATGCGATCACCGATCAGCTTGCGGCCGACGACAACTCGGCCGCGCAGCTGGGTCTGCTGACCGAGGCCGAGAACCTGTTGTGGTCGGAGATGCCGAGCATTCCCCTGTTCGCCACTCCGCGCACGATCGCTTTCGGCGACGGTCTGCGCAACGGTGTGGCCGGTCCCACCCAGGGTGGCACCGGCTGGAACATGGACCGCTGGGTGTTGCGGCGGTGA
- a CDS encoding adenine phosphoribosyltransferase — MSKHAAVESDEIVAERTTKAAELVERLTRWRDDFPTPGVRFADLTPVFADPEGFRAVIDCLAACAPDADLVAGVDARGFLLGAGVAATLGTGVLAVRKAGKLPPPVLTREYSLEYGTAALEIPGDGVDLAGRRVLLLDDVLATGGTLAAAAELFRAAGAEVVSAAVVLELSFLEGRSRQGDYPLTSVVRI; from the coding sequence ATGAGTAAGCACGCGGCGGTCGAGTCCGACGAGATTGTCGCCGAGCGGACCACCAAGGCGGCCGAGCTGGTCGAACGCCTGACCCGCTGGCGCGACGACTTCCCGACGCCCGGCGTTCGCTTCGCCGATCTCACCCCCGTGTTCGCCGATCCCGAGGGTTTCCGCGCGGTCATCGACTGCCTCGCCGCCTGCGCGCCGGACGCGGATCTGGTCGCCGGCGTGGACGCCCGCGGCTTCCTGCTCGGCGCGGGCGTCGCCGCCACCCTCGGCACCGGAGTCCTCGCCGTCCGCAAGGCGGGCAAGCTGCCGCCGCCCGTGCTGACGCGCGAATACAGCCTCGAGTACGGCACCGCCGCGCTGGAGATCCCCGGTGACGGCGTCGACCTGGCGGGCCGCAGGGTGCTGCTGCTCGACGACGTGCTCGCCACCGGCGGCACCCTGGCCGCGGCCGCGGAGCTGTTCCGCGCGGCGGGCGCCGAGGTCGTCTCGGCCGCGGTCGTTCTGGAGCTGAGCTTCCTCGAGGGCCGGAGCCGTCAGGGCGACTACCCGCTGACCTCCGTCGTCCGGATCTGA